TTCCCGGTTTTCCTGATCCGGCCCTTCAAGTCCGAAATTGCTTCCGATCGTTACTTTCAATCGGTCATTGAGTAATTTTTTGGATACTGCAACATTAAGGTCGGTCCTGTTCTCCCGTTGTCCGGTAGTATAGTCATCGGTGGATTCCAGGTCAAAGTTTACTTCTACGCCCTGGATCAAATCTCCGGCAAGGTTATTCAGCTGTTGGGAAAGTATTTTGCTGACACTCTGGCGGGCGATGGATTCTGCACCAACCGATCCGGCTTCACTTGCAAATGGATTTTCGCCCACGAAACGATTCAGGAGCAATAAGGCAAAAACCTGTTTGTTCATCTCAGAAGGCTGGTTCCGGATCTGATCCAGTTTGGCTTTTGAAAGTGAGATGACATCGGCTGAGACATTGTAATTCCCATCCGGAATCTGGATATCAAAAGAGATTTGGGGTTTTAAAAGTTCGCCCTGCATCATCAGCTTCGTCTGGAAAGGAATTTTTTGTTTATAGGTATTCCGTACGGCAGGAGCCACACTCCCAAGCTGGTCATCCACCAGGTCAATAGGAGCCGTTTCGATTTCATAAATTGCCGTAATATTGATATTGGCCGACATCGGTTCTCCTGTCCATAAAATGTAGCTGCCTTTTTCGATATCAAATTTTCGCTTGATAAAGTTGAAAGACATCTTGTAAGCACCTTCCGTAAATTCATAACGACCGGTCAGGCTGGTTTTTCCGGAAGGGTCAATTCCACCATTCAGTTCGGCTTCCCCTTTTAATTTCAGGAAATCGCCATTGCCTTTATCAATGACAAGGTTTAGTTCCGCTTCTTTGACGATGGCGATATTTACGGAAACATTCATTCCTGTAAGTTTGCTTTTGCTGACAGATTCATCAGCAATGATCATTTTCTTCAACTGGGGATTGTCCTGATCGATGAACTCAACGATACCTTCACGATCGGCAATGGAAGGATCCGATTGCGGCATGACAACGGTCAGTTTGGTACCCTCATTGATTTTAATATTTCCATCGACAACAGGGCTCTCTAAGGTTCCTTTGATATTAAGATGTGTATCCAGGTACAATTCACCATAATAAAGGTCATTGTCTTTTTCGGTAGAGTTCATGGCACGGAAATTATCGGCATCCACTTTCATATCAAAACCAAAATCGCGATAGGTTGTCGTATTGATGCGGCCATTTACGGCTAACACATTGTCTTCTTCATCTTTAAGGGAGAAATTATTAAATACGATCCCGCTTGGGGTAAATGCAATCGATTCATTCATGTCTTTAAACACAGAATTCAGTTGTTGGACACGGAATCCGATAGCATTGAATTTCAGGTCTCCAATTACTTTAGGCTGATCTGCCGTACCGTCAACTTTAAACTGGCCGGAAAGGAATCCGGTGCTCTCCGTGATAGCGCCCATAGTAAATCCCTGTATGCTTTTCAGGTTCAGGCGTTGCATGTCTAAATTCATGTCGAAACTGCTATTGTCAGTACGGTATGTACCGTCCAGGTTCACCTGGTTTTCCTGTCCTGTAATTTGTACCGCTGCCCTGAATGTATTGGCGATTTCATTATCTACTTTTATTTCCAGATTCCCAATAGTATCGGTTTTAAAGCTCAGGTCGGTGATTTTTAAGTCTGAGGTAAATACCGGAGTTTTGGAGAGATCCCTTACCAATACATTCCCATTGATCACTCCACCAACCAGTAAAGTGTCTTTTTGGATCATACTGGTAATAGTTTCAATTTTGAAATCGGTAAAATCGACAGCAAGCGGCGCATTAGGGGCATCGGATTCCGATTGGATTTTCAACATATTCCCATCATGGCGAAGTTCGAAATCATTAGCATGGATTCCGTTTTTCCCAAGGCGGATACTGTTTTCAGGTGCGATATTCCAGGTTTCATAATTCAAAACCAATCCTTGTGGATCCAGGCTTATTTCAGTATCCCCGTTTTCGGCTTTTAGTTTTCCCTCTACGAGGTAATGTTCTTTGTCTTTGGCATCGCGTACCTGCAATTTATAGGCTACCGTATTTTCTTTTACCGTTCCGGTTATGCTGGTATATGGCAAATTGATTTGTGAGCTCTGGATATCATCAATCACCAGGCTGTAGTTTAAGGCGTCATCTTCAGTACGGAGTGCAATTATGCCATTCGTAATGGTATTAGCACCATAAATAACCTTTGGAATGGTACCGTTTAAAACGATACTGTCATTCACACTATTGTAGCGCCCGTTGATGGTGATTGGGTCAAGTCTTTTGATTTCCGGAACCAATGCAAGTAAAGCAGGATCATTTTTAACTTTCATGTTAAAAGCGAAATGCTGAGGCTCGATTTTTTTAGGAGGTATACCGGGATTGGTATTGTAATATTTGGCAATCGATTGTTGTAATGCAGTTGCCAGCTGGGTTAATTTATATTTCCCAACAACATCGGCATCTATAAACTGTGATTTTAATTTAATCGTATTCGTATCAGCAGTTGCTGTGGCTACTAGATGAATCGTATCCAGAATGAATTGCTCTTTCGCATTGGCAATAATAAAATTATCTAAGCTGATGGTACCATTCAGGAAGTCAGGATTGGCATCCTGGATATCCGCATTCAGTTTACCGCTCACGCGTAGGGGATCTTTACTGAGGTTGATTTTATTCAGGTCTGCCATTTCGATAGCGAGATCTGCTTTAACCGAAGGATATTTTTTATTGAAGTCTCCGCTGGCGACCAGTTTAAAATCAAGATTTGGGTCATTCATTCCGGCTTCAGCATTGAAAAGGCCATTTTTGATGGTACCTTTCAGTGCCAGGTTACGGTAGGTATACCGGTTGTAATCGGCTTTAATCAGTAGCCCGTTTAAAGTAGCACTGGCTGTTTTCGGATCAAGTCCGGTACCCTTTACAGTGGCTTTAAGGCTTATTTTTCCAATAGAATCATTTTTCAGCAACCGGCCTACATTAAAGTTGGTCAGTTCCACATTCGCATCATAACGTTCTCTTTTTTTCTTCCTTTGATCGAACAGGGCTTTGATACGTGCATTTCCAAAACTGCTTACCAGATTGAGATTGGTATTGAAATTGGTAATTCCCCCCTTAAAGGTACCGGTCAGTTTCAACTGGGAAGGCAGCTGGATATTGGACGGTATCGTTCCTTTGGGCACAAAGAGATTAATATCTTTTGCTGTGGACTGGAAATTCTTGATGTTCAGGTCAAAATAGGCTTTATTCACGTCGGGTAATCCGGTGATCCTGCCGCTGGCTGCAATAATAGTACTTCCAATACCACTGATTTCAAGATTTGGAATAGTTAAATCATTTACTTTACCCGAAACTTTACTATTGATATGCAGTATGGCATTCGGATTGCTCAGGAAAGGATTTGTTTTTGATAATGTCGGGACAAAAAGCAGGATGTCTTTAAATCCAATTTGACTGCCGTTGATGTTAGCATTGATTGCAAGTTCACCAAGATTTTTACTGATGGAAGCAATAGAGGGATAGCCTACACTGATCTCATCTTTCACTAAGGTCTGCGGGGTT
The Flavobacterium kingsejongi genome window above contains:
- a CDS encoding translocation/assembly module TamB domain-containing protein; this translates as MKKVTRIVLKIVLWTIGSIVGLFLLTVILIQIPAVQNYVKDKAVNYIEGKIHTPVSIGKIEIGLPKKIILEGVYFESQQKDTLLAGEKLAVDISLFKLISNEVEINSIDLKGIVANVKRDKDSVFNFDYIIKAFASADEPKKDSKPMKFSIGKVTLDNIRVTFDDAITKNDLNVTLTHFDTRIRNFDLDKMDFEIPKITLDGLKLKLNQGALIQEIAQNTVEVADDAVQSPDLKLRLDKINLSNIDIAYDNAGTKLNSGITLKKLFLEFNHIDLKKQQIDLEKIEFSTIRGGLTLGKLDKKITVQTPDTLAATGPNWKVNLNKIAFKDIDFRFDDENAAKAKAGIDYKHLDLSGINLRASKIKYSSDVISGKLTKLTAKDHSGLDIEALRTDFYYGSKNAYLKNLYLKTPQTLVKDEISVGYPSIASISKNLGELAINANINGSQIGFKDILLFVPTLSKTNPFLSNPNAILHINSKVSGKVNDLTIPNLEISGIGSTIIAASGRITGLPDVNKAYFDLNIKNFQSTAKDINLFVPKGTIPSNIQLPSQLKLTGTFKGGITNFNTNLNLVSSFGNARIKALFDQRKKKRERYDANVELTNFNVGRLLKNDSIGKISLKATVKGTGLDPKTASATLNGLLIKADYNRYTYRNLALKGTIKNGLFNAEAGMNDPNLDFKLVASGDFNKKYPSVKADLAIEMADLNKINLSKDPLRVSGKLNADIQDANPDFLNGTISLDNFIIANAKEQFILDTIHLVATATADTNTIKLKSQFIDADVVGKYKLTQLATALQQSIAKYYNTNPGIPPKKIEPQHFAFNMKVKNDPALLALVPEIKRLDPITINGRYNSVNDSIVLNGTIPKVIYGANTITNGIIALRTEDDALNYSLVIDDIQSSQINLPYTSITGTVKENTVAYKLQVRDAKDKEHYLVEGKLKAENGDTEISLDPQGLVLNYETWNIAPENSIRLGKNGIHANDFELRHDGNMLKIQSESDAPNAPLAVDFTDFKIETITSMIQKDTLLVGGVINGNVLVRDLSKTPVFTSDLKITDLSFKTDTIGNLEIKVDNEIANTFRAAVQITGQENQVNLDGTYRTDNSSFDMNLDMQRLNLKSIQGFTMGAITESTGFLSGQFKVDGTADQPKVIGDLKFNAIGFRVQQLNSVFKDMNESIAFTPSGIVFNNFSLKDEEDNVLAVNGRINTTTYRDFGFDMKVDADNFRAMNSTEKDNDLYYGELYLDTHLNIKGTLESPVVDGNIKINEGTKLTVVMPQSDPSIADREGIVEFIDQDNPQLKKMIIADESVSKSKLTGMNVSVNIAIVKEAELNLVIDKGNGDFLKLKGEAELNGGIDPSGKTSLTGRYEFTEGAYKMSFNFIKRKFDIEKGSYILWTGEPMSANINITAIYEIETAPIDLVDDQLGSVAPAVRNTYKQKIPFQTKLMMQGELLKPQISFDIQIPDGNYNVSADVISLSKAKLDQIRNQPSEMNKQVFALLLLNRFVGENPFASEAGSVGAESIARQSVSKILSQQLNNLAGDLIQGVEVNFDLESTDDYTTGQRENRTDLNVAVSKKLLNDRLKVTIGSNFGLEGPDQENREANNIAGDISADYQLTKDGRYMVRAYRKNQYQVALQGQVVETGVAFIITMDYNKFRELFHRSQKDKEIKEKEKKDKEKNAATKKEKNDSK